The Candidatus Nitrosymbiomonas proteolyticus genome has a segment encoding these proteins:
- a CDS encoding uracil-DNA glycosylase, family 4 has translation MFGEGNPRSPLVLVGEGPGEQEDQTGRPFVGRAGQLLDRALGDNGLSRADVYICNTLKCRACDWVEGRPVNRPPTDSEASACKRWLMPQLEAIAPEVVLCVGAPSARNLIKRDFRITQERGKYFRTAYARCALATLHPAYVLRQQSAAHDGGYSLLVADIRLAWETALKLREQAEAGKAKPFEFGLGVVAVSDSSPDANATGPSTQFELFTEE, from the coding sequence GTGTTTGGCGAAGGCAACCCGCGTTCGCCGCTCGTACTTGTGGGAGAGGGTCCGGGCGAGCAGGAGGACCAGACAGGCCGCCCGTTCGTCGGCCGCGCGGGGCAACTCCTCGATCGCGCCCTGGGCGACAACGGGCTTTCGCGAGCCGACGTGTACATCTGCAACACGCTGAAATGCCGCGCATGCGACTGGGTCGAGGGCAGGCCCGTCAATCGACCTCCCACCGATTCAGAGGCGTCTGCGTGCAAGCGCTGGTTGATGCCCCAACTCGAAGCGATTGCTCCAGAGGTGGTTCTTTGCGTGGGCGCTCCCAGCGCGCGCAATCTTATCAAGAGGGATTTCCGCATCACTCAAGAGCGGGGCAAGTACTTCCGAACGGCCTACGCGCGGTGTGCCCTTGCGACGCTGCACCCGGCCTATGTCCTCCGGCAGCAATCCGCGGCCCACGACGGCGGCTATTCGCTGCTTGTGGCGGACATTCGACTGGCGTGGGAGACGGCCCTCAAGCTCCGGGAGCAAGCGGAGGCGGGGAAGGCCAAGCCCTTCGAATTCGGCTTGGGGGTCGTTGCTGTCTCCGATTCCTCACCCGATGCCAACGCCACGGGGCCTTCGACGCAATTCGAGCTGTTTACCGAAGAATGA
- a CDS encoding Tat pathway signal protein, whose translation MTPPRITGTFLDEITHDIPSQNWGQDEWAREFALYRAIGIDTVILIRAGYRDRCVFPSRTVPNLRPVYNDLAEMFLGLSEENGIQLFFGLYDSGLGWESGNWVHDIELNLAFIDEVAERYGRWPSFAGWYLPHETSRYNETVVQLINTLSPVCKRALDLPVLVSPFPHGVKQFGAGAHPLDMARREWERLFAETEGSIDICAFQDGQLDYSELPAFFELIAQIAAQRGFRLWSNLESFDRDMPIKFPPADWRNLRYKLEAANGQVEKIVTFEFAHFLSPNSSDPSARHLFRRYCEFADLAPEIGIDQTGV comes from the coding sequence ATGACTCCACCGCGCATTACGGGGACGTTCCTCGACGAGATCACCCACGACATCCCCTCGCAGAATTGGGGTCAAGACGAGTGGGCCAGGGAGTTTGCCCTTTACCGCGCTATCGGAATCGACACCGTAATCCTGATTCGGGCGGGATACCGTGACCGCTGCGTGTTTCCCAGCCGGACCGTTCCCAACCTCCGCCCGGTCTACAACGATCTGGCGGAGATGTTCCTCGGCCTCTCCGAAGAGAACGGCATCCAGTTGTTCTTCGGGCTGTACGATTCGGGGCTGGGCTGGGAGTCGGGGAATTGGGTCCACGATATCGAACTCAACCTCGCCTTCATCGACGAGGTCGCGGAAAGGTATGGCCGATGGCCGAGCTTTGCCGGGTGGTATCTCCCTCACGAAACGAGCCGTTACAACGAGACCGTCGTGCAACTGATCAACACGCTCAGCCCGGTGTGCAAACGCGCCCTCGACCTCCCCGTGTTGGTGTCTCCGTTTCCTCACGGCGTGAAGCAGTTTGGGGCAGGCGCCCACCCGCTCGACATGGCGAGGCGGGAATGGGAGAGGCTGTTCGCTGAGACCGAAGGATCGATCGACATCTGCGCGTTTCAGGACGGCCAACTCGACTACTCCGAGCTCCCGGCATTCTTCGAGTTGATCGCGCAAATCGCCGCGCAAAGGGGATTCCGGTTGTGGTCGAACCTGGAGTCGTTCGATCGCGATATGCCGATCAAGTTCCCTCCTGCGGACTGGCGCAACCTCAGATACAAGCTCGAAGCCGCGAACGGCCAAGTCGAGAAGATCGTCACGTTCGAGTTCGCCCACTTTCTTTCGCCGAACTCGAGTGATCCTTCGGCCCGCCACCTGTTTCGCCGCTATTGCGAGTTCGCAGACCTCGCTCCGGAGATCGGAATCGATCAAACTGGGGTATGA
- a CDS encoding pterin-4-alpha-carbinolamine dehydratase encodes MSALPRKKLAEEEISAELRDFEGWAVEDGKLAKEIPFEKYLDGAAFAFEVAKIAEEMDHHPDLVIGYCRVKVAVNTHDVGGISAWDFELARRIDVLRA; translated from the coding sequence ATGAGCGCACTACCGAGAAAGAAGCTGGCCGAAGAGGAGATCTCGGCTGAATTGAGGGATTTCGAGGGTTGGGCCGTCGAGGATGGCAAGCTCGCGAAGGAGATCCCTTTCGAGAAGTACCTGGACGGAGCCGCCTTCGCCTTCGAGGTCGCTAAGATCGCCGAGGAAATGGACCACCACCCCGACCTCGTGATCGGCTACTGCCGCGTCAAGGTGGCCGTCAACACCCACGACGTAGGCGGGATTTCGGCTTGGGACTTCGAGTTGGCGCGGCGAATCGACGTCCTCAGGGCTTGA
- a CDS encoding acyl-CoA dehydrogenase — MSEHGGKVLEAARSYFLGEVRPRAEDIDLDSEALRSALRGLCERGLMALRRPQEYGGPALDEEEFRTFQELSAQASGSLSFLMTQHQSAVSMIAKSANEGLKRELLPKMANGERLLGIAFSQLRRPGPPLLAARPVDGGYELEGTIPWITGWTFFPEFIVGATLPSGAAVFGLMPFEDAKRGDAELRFSEPMKLAAMESALTVSARVTRWKLREEHTLFVRPADWAKTNDLINIVLQGHFALGCAMAGLHLVELAYEKKGSETLREAHSALMGEIEACRNAAFEAQEASGEVTTDRKLELRAWAIDLAVRCAHAAIAATGGQANSLRHPAQRIYREALVYTVSAQTPAIMEATLRRLMGRGKEAQ, encoded by the coding sequence TTGAGCGAGCACGGCGGCAAGGTCCTGGAAGCCGCCCGATCCTACTTCCTGGGCGAGGTGCGCCCGCGAGCCGAGGACATCGATCTCGACTCCGAAGCCCTGCGAAGCGCGCTACGGGGGCTTTGCGAGCGTGGGCTCATGGCGCTTCGGCGTCCTCAAGAATATGGAGGACCCGCCCTGGACGAGGAGGAGTTTCGGACCTTCCAAGAGCTTTCGGCGCAGGCCTCCGGGAGCCTTTCCTTCTTGATGACGCAGCACCAGAGTGCGGTGTCGATGATCGCCAAGTCTGCGAATGAGGGCCTCAAGCGCGAACTGCTCCCCAAGATGGCGAACGGCGAGCGCCTCCTCGGGATCGCGTTCAGCCAACTGCGCCGCCCTGGGCCTCCCTTGCTTGCTGCGCGGCCCGTCGACGGGGGCTATGAGCTTGAAGGAACGATCCCCTGGATCACGGGCTGGACGTTCTTTCCTGAGTTCATCGTCGGCGCAACCTTGCCGTCCGGTGCGGCCGTTTTTGGGCTCATGCCGTTTGAGGATGCGAAGCGGGGCGACGCGGAACTCCGCTTTTCTGAGCCGATGAAGCTCGCCGCAATGGAGAGCGCGCTCACCGTTTCTGCGCGAGTGACCCGCTGGAAGCTACGGGAGGAGCACACCCTTTTCGTTCGGCCAGCGGATTGGGCCAAGACCAACGACCTGATCAATATCGTTTTGCAGGGCCACTTCGCGCTGGGTTGCGCGATGGCGGGCCTGCACCTCGTTGAACTGGCGTACGAAAAAAAGGGCAGCGAGACGCTTCGAGAGGCTCATAGCGCGTTGATGGGAGAGATCGAAGCCTGCCGCAACGCCGCGTTCGAGGCGCAAGAAGCCTCAGGCGAAGTGACTACGGACCGCAAACTCGAACTCCGAGCTTGGGCGATCGACCTGGCGGTTCGGTGCGCTCATGCCGCGATCGCTGCGACTGGCGGGCAGGCGAACTCCTTGCGACATCCCGCACAACGAATCTACCGCGAAGCCTTGGTGTACACGGTCTCCGCGCAAACTCCCGCCATCATGGAGGCCACCCTGCGCCGCTTGATGGGCCGGGGCAAGGAAGCGCAATGA
- a CDS encoding N-acetylmannosamine-6-phosphate 2-epimerase, whose product MNLTSILKLLGECPLVVSVQAPEGSPLRDDSTLVRLALASANEGVRLLRAEGPSSLQAIARSTGLPVMGLIKRTYEGSPVYITPTLAEVEEVLSAGCRVVAVDGTGRPRPREESLSDLVRVIHQAGAIAVGDCDTLDSIRHAVECGVDLVSTTLAGYTAPGTPRGPDIELVRRAVREFAVPVLAEGRFQEPWEVQAALRSGAAGVVIGGAINDPVKQTKRILGALPFQGGRVGAVDLGGTWLRCGLFTSGWELLESDRAPTPPDPQERLIWIRSRLEDWGVVRAGVSSGGVIDPQGGRVARAKDIIPRHVGSEFSQATLGVPTLAANDGHASAYAHACLPENAGRRVATLALGTGVGFGLVERGNLWRGPSGEPPGFNDVEFRQGRTYEDVLGGASRAAGSEGDAGEVEAAFDSLVELCQRLFLPDRIYVCGSVGLAMSRESPAVRSPFGEFAGLYGAAALALYTPTDWSVN is encoded by the coding sequence ATGAACCTCACCTCGATCCTCAAGCTGCTGGGCGAGTGCCCGTTGGTGGTCTCCGTGCAGGCGCCCGAAGGCTCGCCGCTACGGGACGATTCGACGCTCGTTCGCCTAGCCCTCGCGAGCGCAAATGAAGGCGTCCGATTGCTTCGGGCGGAAGGGCCTTCCTCCCTTCAGGCGATCGCTCGGTCGACGGGCCTACCCGTCATGGGGCTAATCAAACGGACGTACGAAGGCAGCCCCGTGTACATCACGCCGACCCTTGCCGAGGTCGAGGAGGTTCTATCCGCCGGATGCCGTGTCGTGGCCGTGGACGGTACGGGCCGCCCCAGGCCTCGCGAGGAGTCGCTGAGCGATCTTGTCAGGGTCATCCACCAAGCCGGAGCGATCGCGGTGGGCGACTGCGACACGCTCGACTCGATTCGCCATGCAGTGGAGTGCGGCGTCGATCTCGTCAGCACGACGCTGGCTGGATACACCGCGCCGGGAACCCCTCGCGGCCCCGACATCGAGTTGGTCCGGAGAGCCGTGCGCGAATTCGCTGTGCCCGTACTCGCCGAAGGGCGTTTTCAGGAGCCTTGGGAGGTGCAGGCGGCCTTACGCTCGGGCGCGGCAGGAGTCGTGATCGGAGGCGCGATCAATGACCCCGTCAAACAAACGAAGAGGATCCTGGGCGCGTTGCCCTTTCAGGGGGGGCGCGTTGGGGCGGTCGACCTTGGGGGAACTTGGCTGCGGTGCGGACTCTTCACGAGCGGGTGGGAACTGCTGGAGTCCGATCGCGCTCCCACTCCTCCCGACCCGCAAGAACGCTTGATTTGGATTCGAAGTCGGCTGGAGGATTGGGGCGTCGTCCGGGCGGGCGTCAGCTCAGGGGGCGTGATCGACCCTCAGGGCGGGCGAGTCGCGCGCGCCAAGGACATCATCCCTCGACATGTCGGGAGCGAGTTTTCGCAGGCGACCTTGGGAGTGCCCACCCTCGCGGCCAACGACGGCCACGCTTCGGCCTACGCTCATGCCTGCTTGCCGGAAAACGCAGGTAGGCGAGTCGCTACCCTTGCGCTGGGTACGGGAGTTGGGTTTGGACTCGTCGAGAGGGGCAACCTTTGGCGGGGTCCCAGCGGCGAGCCCCCCGGATTCAACGACGTGGAGTTCCGCCAGGGGAGGACGTATGAAGACGTGCTGGGCGGAGCTTCGCGGGCGGCGGGCTCCGAGGGCGACGCAGGGGAAGTTGAGGCAGCCTTCGACTCTCTCGTCGAATTGTGCCAGAGGCTGTTCCTGCCGGATCGGATTTACGTCTGCGGGTCGGTCGGGCTTGCGATGTCGAGGGAGAGCCCAGCGGTCCGAAGTCCGTTCGGCGAGTTCGCGGGGCTGTACGGCGCGGCCGCGCTCGCATTGTATACTCCCACGGACTGGAGCGTAAACTGA
- a CDS encoding transposase IS200 like protein, with protein sequence MERSRSNKRIEVAGDSRFLTFSCYHRLPLLRSDWAKDAVVEYLAHTKSRLDFRLYAYVAMPDHLHLLLRPNAEVANVRRIMSALKSRTATAVLERLKRESPSLAERATDAEGQYHLWQPGGGYDRNIHSHDEFLEKVKYIDENPVRRGLAERAEDYVWSSAGSAALVRDPWED encoded by the coding sequence ATGGAACGAAGTCGATCCAACAAGCGAATCGAAGTGGCAGGGGACTCCAGATTCCTGACTTTCTCCTGTTACCACAGGCTCCCCCTCTTAAGGAGCGACTGGGCGAAGGACGCCGTCGTCGAGTATCTCGCCCACACGAAGAGCCGCCTGGACTTCCGGCTCTACGCTTATGTGGCGATGCCCGACCACTTGCACTTGCTGCTTCGCCCAAACGCCGAGGTTGCGAACGTTCGCCGCATCATGTCGGCGCTAAAGTCGAGGACGGCTACGGCAGTGTTGGAGCGTCTGAAGCGCGAAAGCCCTTCGTTGGCCGAACGGGCTACGGACGCCGAGGGCCAGTATCATCTTTGGCAGCCAGGGGGAGGTTACGATCGCAACATTCACTCTCACGACGAATTCCTTGAGAAAGTGAAGTACATTGACGAGAATCCGGTGCGGCGCGGACTCGCCGAACGTGCGGAAGACTACGTCTGGTCCTCTGCGGGATCGGCGGCACTGGTACGAGACCCGTGGGAGGATTGA
- a CDS encoding fumarylacetoacetate hydrolase: MKYIVPPTATTWAPVPEGSHFPIQNLPFCRFEEPELGEIHLGVRIGDQLLSIDSLIEHGFLGEYSDRVFLDIADLANPNEPTALGIGPDLPALPTGLSDLRRQIAELLDADNPELRDNAEATEGAFFDAEAATFEVPTFCSAFVDFYSGIHHASNVGRMFRPTQPPLLPNYRHVPIAYNGKASTVFVSGTGIVRPKGQYLPAGADAPVYGACQELDFELEMGFYIAQASVPWQPVQAGEAEEHILGLVLVNDWSARDLQRWEYQPLGPFLSKSFSTSASPYLVTLDALEPFRIQGMPQDPAPLPHLRTTGAHHFDIQLEVLLQTPAMSRPQVISRSNTKHLYWSMAQQIAHLTSNGAPLTSGDLCASGTISGEEEGTFGSLLELTWKGERPLTMKETGETRTFLEDGDRVILTGWGKGQGYRVGFGSVEGVVLPAR, translated from the coding sequence ATGAAGTACATCGTTCCCCCAACCGCCACAACGTGGGCGCCGGTCCCCGAAGGCTCCCATTTCCCGATCCAGAATCTTCCGTTCTGCAGGTTCGAGGAGCCCGAGCTTGGCGAGATTCACCTGGGCGTTCGCATCGGCGATCAGCTGCTTTCGATCGACTCTTTGATCGAACATGGGTTCTTGGGCGAGTACTCCGACCGTGTGTTCCTTGACATCGCCGACCTTGCGAACCCCAACGAACCCACGGCTCTGGGCATCGGGCCGGACCTTCCCGCGCTTCCCACGGGCCTTTCGGACCTCAGACGCCAGATTGCCGAACTGCTCGACGCCGACAACCCGGAGTTGCGAGACAATGCGGAAGCCACCGAGGGGGCCTTCTTCGACGCCGAGGCGGCCACCTTCGAAGTCCCCACGTTTTGCTCGGCCTTCGTGGATTTTTACTCAGGCATCCATCACGCTTCCAACGTCGGCAGAATGTTCCGGCCCACCCAGCCCCCTTTGCTTCCGAATTACCGCCACGTGCCGATCGCCTACAACGGAAAGGCCTCGACCGTTTTTGTCAGCGGCACAGGCATCGTCCGCCCGAAGGGCCAGTACCTGCCGGCGGGTGCGGATGCTCCGGTCTATGGCGCTTGTCAGGAACTTGACTTCGAACTCGAAATGGGCTTCTATATCGCCCAGGCGTCCGTGCCTTGGCAGCCGGTGCAGGCCGGCGAGGCCGAGGAGCACATTTTGGGGCTCGTGCTCGTCAACGACTGGTCGGCGCGGGACCTTCAGCGTTGGGAGTATCAGCCTCTCGGTCCGTTTCTCTCCAAGAGTTTCTCGACCAGCGCAAGCCCGTATCTCGTCACGCTGGACGCGCTGGAGCCGTTTCGCATCCAGGGGATGCCGCAAGACCCTGCGCCGCTCCCCCACCTTCGGACGACGGGCGCCCACCATTTCGACATTCAGCTCGAAGTCCTGCTCCAGACCCCTGCGATGTCGCGCCCGCAAGTCATCTCACGATCGAACACGAAGCACCTCTATTGGTCGATGGCGCAGCAGATCGCCCACCTCACCAGCAACGGCGCGCCCCTCACTTCGGGCGACCTCTGCGCCAGCGGCACGATCAGCGGCGAGGAAGAGGGCACGTTCGGCTCCTTGCTGGAACTCACCTGGAAGGGCGAGCGGCCCCTCACAATGAAAGAAACGGGGGAGACGCGCACGTTCCTCGAGGACGGAGATCGAGTCATCCTGACCGGCTGGGGCAAGGGTCAGGGGTATCGGGTCGGGTTCGGGAGCGTCGAAGGGGTCGTCTTACCCGCTCGATAG
- a CDS encoding glycine--tRNA ligase subunit beta: MPELFVELGCEELPPSFVRKAANDLSQQIQQKLEAERIGFVAGSGPFGTPRRLIVHLAEVDAQQPDLKKRVRGPSEAAAFGPEGSPLPALQGFCRSAGVDPSEVEVEGGYVWAAKVEPGKPTLEVLRELLPAAIRSLSFEKSTRWSKGRLKFARPIRWVVAVLGGQTVEFELESVRSGRASRGHRFLASGSFEVASFDDLMTGLRDRFVEPDPAQRERMIREGSLDASSGMAVLTDALVDENVMLTEWPIPTLGGFDEGYLALPEPVLITAMAKHERMFPVRSPSGELLPQFVFVRNSGEESVVSEGARWVLSARFNDAKFFFEEDRARTLEEFRETTAGILLHEKLGSILDRSNRIGKLAEFLARTSGQSDEVVGAAAEAGRLCKADLSTGLVSELASLQGIVGGIYARRDGLPEAVAAGIEGHYDLGRALEAAVKGEPVALLVLIADQLDKLFGYLSVGLAPSGSSDPYGLRRAAGQLIEAAWNWAPGRPLYSLETLYFAGQNFESQGIDFDEGATIESLTKLFFARYEALLPDAQTSHLEAAAGSPLLDALCPRHVRLKLQVIGDLIGDREFVFTATRPINIFASALEKGLVQVDDSNSAGRIECLESETGERLCEAERSAHEAIVGAVEAEDAAAAVRSLRALQAPINEFFETTLVMAEDPQVRAARLMLAGRVARTLRLGAGDLSKVVVEGGAD; encoded by the coding sequence ATGCCCGAACTCTTTGTCGAACTCGGCTGCGAGGAGCTCCCGCCGTCTTTCGTCCGCAAGGCCGCCAACGATTTGTCTCAGCAGATTCAGCAAAAGCTGGAGGCTGAGCGCATTGGGTTCGTTGCCGGATCGGGTCCTTTCGGAACTCCGAGGCGGCTGATCGTCCATCTCGCCGAAGTCGATGCGCAACAGCCCGACCTGAAAAAGAGAGTCCGCGGCCCTTCGGAGGCTGCTGCGTTTGGGCCTGAGGGATCTCCTTTGCCCGCGCTTCAGGGTTTTTGCCGTTCGGCGGGAGTCGATCCGAGCGAAGTCGAGGTCGAGGGAGGCTACGTCTGGGCGGCTAAGGTCGAACCCGGAAAACCCACTCTCGAAGTGTTGCGGGAGCTCCTTCCGGCGGCGATCCGCAGCCTGTCCTTCGAGAAGTCCACGCGCTGGAGCAAGGGCCGGCTCAAGTTCGCGCGCCCGATTCGCTGGGTTGTGGCCGTTTTGGGGGGGCAAACCGTCGAATTCGAACTCGAGTCCGTGCGCTCCGGCCGCGCGAGCCGGGGCCATAGGTTCCTAGCGAGCGGGTCGTTCGAGGTCGCAAGCTTCGACGATCTGATGACGGGTTTGAGGGATCGTTTTGTCGAGCCTGATCCCGCCCAAAGGGAGCGAATGATCCGGGAGGGTTCCCTCGATGCGTCGAGCGGGATGGCGGTGCTGACAGACGCTCTCGTCGACGAAAACGTGATGCTCACGGAGTGGCCGATACCCACGCTGGGAGGGTTCGACGAGGGGTATTTGGCGCTCCCCGAGCCGGTTCTCATCACGGCGATGGCCAAGCACGAGCGGATGTTTCCCGTCCGGAGCCCCAGCGGCGAGTTGTTGCCCCAGTTCGTGTTCGTTCGAAACTCGGGAGAGGAGTCGGTGGTCTCCGAAGGGGCTCGCTGGGTGTTGAGCGCCCGATTCAACGACGCCAAGTTCTTTTTTGAAGAGGATCGCGCCCGAACGCTCGAGGAGTTCCGCGAGACCACAGCAGGGATTCTCCTGCACGAGAAGCTGGGCTCGATTCTCGACCGCTCGAACCGAATTGGGAAGCTGGCTGAGTTCCTCGCTCGGACCAGCGGGCAGTCGGATGAAGTGGTTGGAGCGGCTGCCGAAGCCGGGCGGCTGTGCAAGGCCGACCTCAGCACGGGGCTGGTCAGCGAACTCGCCAGCCTGCAAGGGATCGTAGGCGGGATATACGCGCGCCGAGATGGCCTGCCGGAGGCCGTAGCCGCTGGAATCGAAGGCCACTACGACCTCGGACGCGCGCTCGAAGCGGCAGTCAAAGGGGAACCTGTCGCGTTGCTGGTGCTGATCGCCGACCAACTCGATAAGCTGTTTGGCTACCTCTCGGTGGGTCTTGCGCCTTCGGGGTCGTCGGACCCTTACGGTCTTCGCCGCGCGGCAGGCCAACTGATCGAAGCCGCCTGGAACTGGGCGCCGGGGCGGCCGTTGTATTCGCTGGAAACCCTTTACTTCGCGGGCCAGAACTTCGAATCGCAGGGCATCGACTTCGACGAGGGCGCGACGATCGAGTCCCTCACGAAGCTGTTCTTTGCGCGATATGAAGCGCTGCTGCCCGATGCGCAAACGAGTCACTTGGAGGCCGCTGCAGGCTCGCCGCTACTTGATGCGCTTTGCCCAAGGCACGTTCGGCTTAAGCTCCAAGTGATCGGAGATCTCATCGGTGACCGTGAGTTCGTTTTCACGGCCACCCGGCCGATCAACATCTTCGCTTCGGCGCTCGAAAAGGGACTGGTCCAGGTGGACGACTCGAACTCGGCGGGCCGGATCGAATGCTTGGAGTCGGAAACAGGCGAGCGGCTTTGCGAGGCGGAGCGCAGCGCGCACGAGGCCATCGTGGGGGCGGTCGAAGCCGAAGACGCCGCCGCAGCGGTCCGTTCGCTCCGCGCGTTGCAGGCGCCCATCAACGAGTTCTTCGAAACGACCCTGGTGATGGCCGAGGACCCACAAGTTCGCGCGGCCCGGCTGATGCTGGCGGGAAGGGTGGCGAGAACGCTTCGGTTAGGGGCTGGCGACCTGAGCAAAGTCGTCGTGGAAGGGGGCGCCGATTGA
- a CDS encoding HIT family hydrolase, which translates to MTQRLWAPWRFGYVEKAGTESGCIFVDLPAQDNDRDNLILFRGATCFVMLNRFPYTNGHLMIAPYKHTADLSDLDDAELLEINQVLARSVKWIQRAYSPDGFNLGVNLGRAAGAGIPSHLHWHVVPRWEGDTNFMTTVGEVRVLPQSLEQSYDKLLQAVEASDV; encoded by the coding sequence ATGACGCAGCGGCTTTGGGCGCCTTGGAGATTCGGCTACGTCGAGAAAGCGGGGACCGAATCGGGCTGCATCTTTGTCGATCTTCCCGCGCAAGACAACGACCGCGACAACCTCATCCTCTTTCGAGGCGCGACGTGCTTCGTCATGCTCAATAGGTTCCCTTATACGAACGGGCACCTGATGATCGCGCCCTACAAGCACACCGCCGACCTTTCTGATCTGGACGACGCTGAACTCCTGGAGATCAACCAAGTCCTCGCCCGGTCGGTCAAGTGGATTCAGCGGGCCTACTCCCCCGATGGCTTCAATCTCGGCGTGAATCTTGGGCGGGCCGCAGGCGCAGGAATTCCGTCGCACCTCCACTGGCACGTCGTCCCTCGATGGGAGGGGGACACGAACTTCATGACGACGGTCGGCGAGGTGAGGGTCTTACCGCAGAGCCTCGAACAGAGCTACGACAAGTTGCTCCAAGCGGTGGAGGCGTCGGATGTCTGA
- a CDS encoding acetyltransferase (GNAT) family protein, whose product MEIVDLAATGKRGFNRATKLLLKEFAETIPSIWPTKQAAEEEVRAALATGSALAAIDAKGQVVGWCAAQPHYNGCVWRVRPVVVDSAFQGIGIGTMLLRHLEMRANMAGVLTLWASSDDEMALTPFSNVNLYADLPSRFARVHEMRAHPLGFYVAYGFTIVGVLPDAYGKGKPDIFLAKRAVIVPPEHDDGA is encoded by the coding sequence ATGGAGATCGTCGACCTCGCCGCAACTGGGAAGCGTGGGTTCAACCGCGCCACGAAACTCCTGCTGAAGGAGTTCGCTGAGACGATCCCCAGCATCTGGCCCACCAAGCAGGCCGCCGAAGAAGAGGTTCGAGCAGCGTTGGCAACAGGCTCGGCGCTCGCGGCAATCGACGCCAAAGGCCAGGTAGTGGGATGGTGCGCCGCCCAGCCTCACTACAACGGTTGCGTATGGCGGGTGCGGCCGGTTGTGGTCGATAGCGCTTTCCAAGGCATCGGCATCGGGACGATGCTGCTTCGCCACCTCGAAATGCGTGCCAACATGGCCGGAGTCCTTACGCTTTGGGCTTCTTCCGACGACGAAATGGCGCTGACGCCGTTTTCCAACGTCAACCTTTACGCCGACCTTCCGAGCCGCTTTGCCCGAGTTCACGAAATGCGGGCGCATCCGCTGGGATTCTATGTCGCTTATGGCTTCACGATCGTCGGCGTCCTTCCTGATGCCTATGGAAAGGGCAAGCCCGACATCTTCTTAGCCAAACGCGCTGTGATCGTCCCGCCCGAACACGACGACGGGGCCTGA
- a CDS encoding response regulator, translating into MTPTPIRVFIADDDSIIRLDLRQMLEAMGYEVVGEAEDGEQALLGARNLKPDICILDVKMPAMDGIDVASHIANESLAPVILLTAYGDGELVERARGANVFGYLVKPFKPSDLGPAIEVARGNFERFVALNKEVASLGSRLESRRLIEKAKGTLMQREGISEAEAYRRIQTRSMDSRCSMKEIAEQILGADAQG; encoded by the coding sequence ATGACGCCCACCCCCATCCGAGTTTTCATCGCCGACGACGACTCCATCATCCGCCTCGACCTGCGCCAAATGCTCGAGGCGATGGGATATGAGGTCGTGGGCGAGGCCGAGGACGGCGAGCAAGCCCTCCTCGGCGCCCGCAATCTGAAGCCGGACATTTGCATCCTCGACGTCAAGATGCCCGCGATGGACGGGATCGACGTCGCCTCGCACATCGCGAACGAATCGCTCGCTCCCGTGATCCTGCTGACCGCCTATGGCGACGGGGAGTTGGTCGAGCGGGCCCGGGGCGCCAACGTGTTTGGGTATTTGGTCAAGCCCTTCAAGCCGAGCGATTTGGGGCCCGCCATCGAGGTTGCCCGAGGAAACTTCGAGCGGTTCGTTGCCCTCAACAAGGAAGTGGCGTCGCTCGGCAGTCGGCTCGAATCCCGGCGACTGATCGAGAAGGCCAAGGGCACGCTGATGCAGCGCGAGGGGATCAGCGAGGCGGAGGCGTACCGCCGGATTCAAACGCGGTCGATGGACTCGCGGTGCTCCATGAAGGAGATCGCCGAACAGATCCTTGGCGCGGATGCGCAGGGATAG